A genomic segment from Tachysurus fulvidraco isolate hzauxx_2018 chromosome 21, HZAU_PFXX_2.0, whole genome shotgun sequence encodes:
- the mettl27 gene encoding methyltransferase-like protein 27: MADPRTFADVRNTVLSAHKSSGPKEKVAFYSSWAESYEEDLAILDYRAPFLAAKCIASHFTGEKERAIILDVACGTGLVSGNLKKNGFCHFVGLDGSEKMLSMARKTGLYQELKQCMLCEDPFPVQDESYDVVVIVGALSIGNVPVEIIKELWQATKPGGYVCMTTRGNAENLEYKAELESAILAMEEEKKWRRVTVDVVDQWEKAVSDHECGYIPGVVYLYQKVF, translated from the exons ATGGCAGATCCCAGGACCTTTGCAGATGTGAGGAATACAGTTCTTTCAGCTCATAAAAGCTCAGGGCCCAAGGAAAAGGTTGCGTTCTACAGCTCCTGGGCCGAGAGCTATGAAGAA GATTTGGCAATATTGGACTACCGTGCTCCTTTCTTAGCTGCAAAATGCATTGCTTCACACTTCACcggcgagaaagagagagccaTTATTTTGGACGTGGCATGTGGGACAGGGCTGGTCTCTGGAAAT TTAAAGAAAAACGGATTTTGCCACTTTGTGGGCTTGGATGGAAGCGAGAAAATGTTGAGTATGGCCAGAAAAACAGGCCTTTATCAGGAGCTTAAGCAGTGCATGCTGTGTGAGGATCCCTTTCCTGTTCAAGATG AGTCGTATGATGTTGTAGTAATTGTGGGAGCTCTGAGTATTGGAAACGTGCCAGTGGAAATCATCAAGGAGCTTTGGCAAGCCACCAAGCCGG GTGGCTATGTGTGCATGACTACAAGAGGGAATGCTGAGAATCTGGAGTACAAAGCTGAGCTGGAAAGTGCGATTCTTGCaatggaggaagaaaagaaatggaGACGTGTCACTGTCGATGTAGTGGACCAGTGGGAGAAGGCGGTGTCTGACCATGAGTGTGGATACATACCTGGAGTTGTTTATCTATatcaaaaagtgttttaa
- the LOC113651816 gene encoding methyltransferase-like protein 27 isoform X2 → MADPRTFADVRNTVLSAHKSSGPKEKVAFYSSWAESYEEDLAILDYRAPFLAAKFIASHFTGEKERAIILDVACGTGLVSGNLKKNGFCHFVGLDGSEKMLSMARKTGLYQELKQCMLCEDPFPVQDVIVGALSIGNVPVEIIKELWQATKPGGYVCMTTRGNADNHKYKTELERAILAMEEEKKWRCVAVDVVDKWEKAVADHECGYIPGVVYLYQKVF, encoded by the exons ATGGCAGATCCCAGGACCTTTGCAGATGTGAGGAATACAGTTCTTTCAGCTCATAAAAGCTCAGGGCCCAAGGAAAAGGTTGCGTTCTACAGCTCCTGGGCCGAGAGCTATGAAGAA GATTTGGCAATATTGGACTACCGTGCTCCTTTCTTAGCTGCAAAATTCATTGCTTCACACTTCACcggcgagaaagagagagccaTTATTTTGGACGTGGCATGTGGGACAGGGCTGGTCTCTGGAAAT TTAAAGAAAAACGGATTTTGCCACTTTGTGGGCTTGGATGGAAGCGAGAAAATGTTGAGTATGGCCAGAAAAACAGGCCTTTATCAGGAGCTTAAGCAGTGCATGCTGTGTGAGGATCCCTTTCCTGTTCAAGATG TAATTGTGGGAGCTCTGAGTATTGGAAACGTGCCAGTGGAAATCATCAAGGAGCTTTGGCAAGCCACCAAGCCGG GTGGCTATGTGTGCATGACTACAAGAGGGAATGCTGATAATCACAAGTACAAAACTGAGCTGGAACGTGCGATTCTTGCaatggaggaagaaaagaaatggaGATGTGTCGCTGTTGATGTAGTGGACAAGTGGGAGAAGGCCGTGGCTGACCATGAGTGTGGATACATACCTGGAGTTGTTTATCTATatcaaaaagtgttttaa
- the LOC113651816 gene encoding methyltransferase-like protein 27 isoform X1 has product MADPRTFADVRNTVLSAHKSSGPKEKVAFYSSWAESYEEDLAILDYRAPFLAAKFIASHFTGEKERAIILDVACGTGLVSGNLKKNGFCHFVGLDGSEKMLSMARKTGLYQELKQCMLCEDPFPVQDVLYDVVVIVGALSIGNVPVEIIKELWQATKPGGYVCMTTRGNADNHKYKTELERAILAMEEEKKWRCVAVDVVDKWEKAVADHECGYIPGVVYLYQKVF; this is encoded by the exons ATGGCAGATCCCAGGACCTTTGCAGATGTGAGGAATACAGTTCTTTCAGCTCATAAAAGCTCAGGGCCCAAGGAAAAGGTTGCGTTCTACAGCTCCTGGGCCGAGAGCTATGAAGAA GATTTGGCAATATTGGACTACCGTGCTCCTTTCTTAGCTGCAAAATTCATTGCTTCACACTTCACcggcgagaaagagagagccaTTATTTTGGACGTGGCATGTGGGACAGGGCTGGTCTCTGGAAAT TTAAAGAAAAACGGATTTTGCCACTTTGTGGGCTTGGATGGAAGCGAGAAAATGTTGAGTATGGCCAGAAAAACAGGCCTTTATCAGGAGCTTAAGCAGTGCATGCTGTGTGAGGATCCCTTTCCTGTTCAAGATG TGTTGTATGATGTTGTAGTAATTGTGGGAGCTCTGAGTATTGGAAACGTGCCAGTGGAAATCATCAAGGAGCTTTGGCAAGCCACCAAGCCGG GTGGCTATGTGTGCATGACTACAAGAGGGAATGCTGATAATCACAAGTACAAAACTGAGCTGGAACGTGCGATTCTTGCaatggaggaagaaaagaaatggaGATGTGTCGCTGTTGATGTAGTGGACAAGTGGGAGAAGGCCGTGGCTGACCATGAGTGTGGATACATACCTGGAGTTGTTTATCTATatcaaaaagtgttttaa
- the LOC113651843 gene encoding merlin-like: MLLGKMERQGLCVLVCRTIGLRETLFFGLRYTVKDTYAWLKPEKRVLDQDVPTDSPITFHFLAKFFPEKVEEELVQEITQHLFFLQTLCSDLSMPGIMGLHLIS; this comes from the exons atgttaCTAGGTAAAATGGAAAGGCAAGGACTTTGTGTCCTTGTGTGCCGAACTATTGGCCTGAGGGAAACTTTGTTCTTTGGTCTCAGGTACACTGTGAAAGACACGTATGCTTGGCTTAAGCCTGAAAAACGG GTTTTGGATCAGGATGTACCAACAGACTCTCCTATAACATTTCACTTTCTTGCTAAATTCTTCCCTGAAAAAGTTGAGGAGGAACTCGTTCAGGAAATCACACAGCACCTTTTCTTCTTACAA ACACTCtgctcggatctcagcatgCCTGGCATCATGGGATTGCATCTCATCAGCTGA